In Roseibium algicola, the DNA window ATGTTATGGAGGAGCTCGTGGACCACATCCCGGCTGGCCCGCGCAATCATCGTGTCGGTCATCTCTTCGGAAAGATCAGGTCTCTTTGCCGTTGACTTGCGCTTGTCGTTGCCGCCGTTTTTGGCGATCTGCATGAGACTGTTCTGGCTGATCATCGGCGAACATTCGATCACCGGTTCCGACAGCTCGTAATCTTCCTGGGCGAGCCGGTCCGCAAGGTCGGGGATGATGCGGTCTGTTTTTGCAAGGCGTACGACAAGTTCGTAGCGTGCAGCGCGGTCCAGCTGGTCGAAAACCGAGAGAACAATTCGCGAAAACAGTTCCCGCTCCATCTCCGTCGGCTCGTGGTCTTCCGACCGCGCATATTCGCCGACGAGCGTGCGGATGAGTTTTGATCTCGCCTCTGGTTCTTTGATCCGGGCGAGCTGTTCTAATTGTTCTCTTAACACTGTCCTGCCGCTATTAACGAAGGGGCACAGTTCGGGCCCGCACGGCTGTAACTATTACAGTCCTATCTTAATTTTCTTCTACTTTTAACGATTTGGCCGGGTGCTTCAGCCGCCGCCGAAGCTCTTGACCAGCGAGCCGGCCACCAGATTCCAGCCATCGACAAGTACGAAGAAGATCAGCTTGAACGGAAGAGAGATTACCACCGGCGGCAACATCATCATACCCATGGACATCAAGACGGATGCAATCACGAGATCGATGATGAGAAACGGCAGGTAGAGCAGGAAGCCGATTTCGAAAGCACGCCGCAGTTCGGAGATCATGAAAGCGGGAATGAGCGTGGCCATGGAAAGGTCTTCCGGGCCTTCCGGTGCTTCTTCTCTGCCGGAGAGTTCCTCGAACAGGGCGAGGTCCTTTTCGCGGACCTGGGACAGCATGAACGTCCGGAACGGATCGGAGGCACGCTCGAAGGCCTGCTCGAATTCTATGTCCCCGTCAATGAGCGGTTGAACGCCGGCATCATAGGAGGCCTGCAAGGTAGGCATCATGATGAAGGCCGACAGGAACAGTGCAAGGCTGACCATCACCATGTTGGGCGGGGCCGTCTGCAGGCCGATGGCAGACCGCAAGAGCGACAGCACCACCACGATACGGGTGAAGCTGGTCACCATGACGAGAATGGAAGGCGCCAGCGACAGGATGGTCAGAAGGACAACCATCTGGACGGCGCGTTCCGTCAAGGTGGTGTCATCGCCAAAACCGACCGAGATTTCCTGCGCAGCAGCCGGTCCGGCCAGAACCGCGAGCAATGCGGTCAGCAAAAGCATCAGGCGGATCAGACCGCCAGGCCGCAGGAGCGATTGCAAGCGCATCATCCGTTTGACTGTCCACCCAGTTCGTCGAGGATCTTCGCCATTTCTTCCTCGATGGGATTTCTGTCGCCCAAACCGGCGGAAGGCCTGACAGGCGCCTTGACCGGTGGCGCAGAGCTCGTCACGGGGCCGCTGGTTACCGGGGCAGGGGCTGCTACCGATGCCACAGCAGACGGCGCGACCGTTGCAGTAGCGCTTGCGGTTTCTTCCTGCGCCTCTTCAGCCTCGTCGGCAGATGCCTCGTCAGCTGGCATTTCCGCTGCGGAAGACGCTTCGGGCTTGTCCTGAGCCGGGGTGGACGCTTCCGGCACGTCTTCCAGGAGATCGCCGATATCCAGCGAAAGTTCCCTGGAAGGGGCGGCTTCTGCAACCAACTGTGTTTCGGTTGTGGCAGCTTCCTCTTCCAAGGAAGCCGCTGTCCGGGCTTCATCATCCGCCGTGACGTCGGCAGGTTCGATTGCTTCAGTCACTTCGGGCTCTGAAACATCGCTTGAAGAGTGTTGTGCATCGGCCATCTGGACGTTTTCGTCCGCCGTGTCCGCCATCGCCTGGCCAAGGTCGGCGGGCTGGTCCGGTTTCGGCATGCTTTCTTCCGCCGGAGCTTCCTGCGCAGGGGCTTGTTGAGGTGTGGATGCTGCGGTCAAGGTTGCGGCAACGAGCACCGGCTCCACCTTGTGCTCCGGCAGAACCTGCTCAACCGGCTTCAAGAGAGCGGTTTTGGCACGTGCCGCCGGTCCGGAAGCGGGCGGGGAGATCGTACCGCCATAGGAAGGCCGATCACGGGCCGTGAAGGGGCGTGCCAGGGACTTCAATGTGGAAGTTGTCTTGCTTTCCTGCGGCGCAGAGGGAGCCGGAACGGCAGGACGCACTTCCGGCGCTTTTACGGGTGCTGTTGCAGGTTCACTCGCCTGTATCTCAGCTTCCAGGGCAGCAGCAATGTCGACCTTGCCTTCGTCGGTGCTTCGCGGAGGCGAAACTTCCGGCGAAGCAGGCGCGGGAGCGGCTGGTTTAGTGGCGGCCCGGTTGAAGCCGTTCTGAGTGGCGGCACGTAGCAGATCGCTCGCGCGGCCCAGTCCTCCACCGCTTTCCGGCTTGTCGGGGGTGGTCTTGTGTGGCGTTGCCAGTTGGGCTGGAGGCGTCGGGGCTTGTACAGTTGCCGGAGCACTCTCGGCCGCACGCGTGGCGGTAAGCCGGGAGGGAGCGGGGTCGGAATAATTGCGTTGTGGTGCAGCCGAACTCACACTGGGGGCTGCCGGCGTGGCAACCGGGGTGGCTGCTGCCTGATACGAAGGTGAGGCCGGTGCGGATGGCTGTGCCACCGGAGCGGCAGGTTGCGGTGCCGGGGTGGCCTGCTGTGGCGCCGGTGGAGACGGCTGCGCTAGCGGCGCGGCAGACGGAACTGGCGTACGTGCCTGGACTGCGGGCGCTGCGACTTCCTGTTCTTCGAGGAAGTCGTCGGGCCGGGCCGGGATCTCCGGTCCTGGGGCGACTGCGGCCTTGACCGGCATCGGCATGTTCGAAGGAGACGGTTGTCCGGGCCGGGCCTGGGCCAGCGGGGTGTTGCGAACGATATTCTGTTCCACCACAACGTCGCTCGGGCCGCCGACCAGGATGAGATGCTCGATATTGTCCCGGCGAATGAGCAGCAGCCGGCGGCGAGCGTCGACAGAAGCACTGTCCATGATGGCAATCCGGGGCTGCCGGTTGCGGCTTTGTGGAGCACTTGCTCCCATCAGGCGCTTCAGAATGAAAATAAACAGTCCGAACAGCAGCAGCACGACGGCCAAAGCCAGGATGACTGCAATAGCCTGCGTGATGCCCCCGCTCACGTTGAATGTGGTCTCAATCCAGTTATACATCTTACCCTCGTGCCGCCCCGCTTGCGGTTTGATCGCGTGTGCCGGTTACTCCGGTTTTTTGCCTCAATTGGGGAGGTTTGCCTTTATCCCCAGTAATTCCGGCGGTTGAGCCTGTGCAGGCTCCTGTCTCGCAAACCTCTCGGCTTTTTTGTTTTTCCCCGTTGCGGCGGGAATGTTTTGCCCCGTCGGTACCGGTTCAGCCGCTTGCTGATCTGCTTCGAATCTCTCTAGGACTTAAAGTTAACAGAGGCAGGCAAATTTTGCCTGTTGGCGGCGCCTCTCTTTTTGCGAAATGCAAAGGAAAGTTGCCTCCTCCACTGGTTTTTGAAGGGTTTGGGCCGGAAGAGGTAAATGGCTGTTAACTTTTCATTAACCATTTGAGCGGCAATCATTGCCGGGTTGGTTAACGAATGGTGAATCGGAATGGCCATAACGGATCTGCCGCTGTTCCAGGCATTGAAATCCAAGATGCAGTGGCACCAGACGAGACAGAGCGTGCTGGCGCAGAACATCGCCAACGCGGATACGCCCGGATACATGGCGCGGGACGTGAAGGAATATACCTTCAAGGATCACATCGGGCGGCAGTCACTGAACCTGGCGACGACGACGACGGTGGCCGGGCACATTCCCGGGAAGCTGGGAAATACCGGTTCGGCCAAGATCGAGGAAGACGACACCTTCGAAGTCACGCCGAGCGGCAACAGCGTCAATCTGGAAGAGCAGATGATGCACATCACCGAGAACCAGATGGATTACCAGGCTGCGACAACGCTTTACACCAAGGGGCTCGGTCTGATCCGGACCGCGCTTTCCAAGAGTGTATGAGGCAAGGCAGCACAAGCTAGAGGACCGATAACATGGACCTGATCAAATCCCTGTTCATCTCGGCAAGCGGGTTGAGAGCTCAGAACGGGCGCATGCGCATCATCGCGGAGAACATCGCGAATGCGAACTCCACTGCCAAGACGCCTGAAGAACTGCCGTACCGGCGCAAGATCCCGACCTTCAAGAGCCATTTCGACAGGGAAATGGGCGCTGATATGGTCGAGCTGGGCAAGATCGCGGAAGACAATACGGACTTCCGTTCGGTGCACATGCCCGGGCACCCGGCGGCCGATGCCAACGGTTACGTGCTGCAGCCCAACGTCAACACGCTGATTGAAACGACGGACATGCGCGAAGCGCAGCGATCCTATGAAGCCAATCTGAACGTCATCGATTCCACGCGGCGGATGCTGCAGCGGACCATCGATATCCTGCGCGCCTGAGCGGCAGTCCTAATCCGGGAAGGGAGCCTTAGTCATGTCTACTCCGTCGATCGCAAATAATGCCTACCAGATGGCCGCCAAGCTGCAGCAGCAGGCGCGTGCGATCGAGGACAAGGCGGGCGCTCCCGAAGCTGCCGGTCTCGATTTTACCAAGCTGGTGGAAGAGGCTGTCGGCGGTGTCGTCGACAAGGGCCGTGTCGCAGATGACAAGGCTGTGGGCCTTGTCGAGGGCAAGGCTGACGTGGTCGACGTTGTCACCGCGATCGCCGAAACGGAAGTTGCTCTTGAAACGATGGTCGCCGTTCGCGATCGAGTGATTTCCGCCTATGAGGAAATCATGCGGATGCCGATCTGATCCGATGTGGCAAGGGGGCCTTTGATGACCGCTGGTGAAGTTCTCGATCTCGCCCGTGAAGGCGTTTGGACCATGATCCTGGTGGCCGGACCGGTCATGGTCATCGGTCTGTTGGTGGGTGTCGTCATCGCCTTGTTCCAGGCTCTGACGCAGATCCAGGAAATGACGCTGGTTTTCGTTCCCAAGATCCTCGCGATCTTCGTGACGATCCTGATTGCGCTGCCCTTCATGAGCCAGGTTCTGGAGGCCTTCATGGGCAGGGTTGCCGAAATGATCCTGACCACCGGTTAGGACGTGGACCTTCATGACCATCCAGCTCGATTATCTGCCGAATATCGCAGCCATCTTCATGCTGATGTTCGCACGTATGGGCACGATGGTCATGTTGCTGCCGGCTCTGGGCGAAAGCACGATCCCGACGCGGTTTCGGCTGACCATTGCCCTGGCGTTGACGATTGTTCTCTATCCCGTCGGTTCGCAGTATTACCCTGCCGACCTGACATCCAATACCTATCGCATGATTGCACTCCTGTTCGGAGAGCTGGCCATCGGCTTCGGCATCGGCCTGTGCGCCAAGATGATCACGTCCGTATTGCAGATCGCCGGCATGATCATGGCCAACCAGTCCGGCCTTGCCTTCGCGCTTGGGACGGATTTCGCCAACCAGGGCCAGCAGGGGGCGCTGTTCGGCAACTTCCTGTCCATTCTCGGTATTACGTTGGTCTTCGTCAGCGACAGCCACTTCCTGGTGATCGCGGCGCTCCACGACAGTTTCACGATCTTTCCGCCTGGCCTTGCTCCGCCGGTCGGGGACTTTTCACAGAACGCGACGGAAACCGTTGCGCATGTGTTTTCCATCGCGGTGCGCATGAGCGCGCCTTTTCTGGTTGTCGGTCTGGTTTTCTATTTCGGCCTTGGCCTGCTCAACAAGCTGATGCCGCAGATGCAGATCTTCTTTATCGCCATGCCCGTGAATATCGCGATCGGGCTGTTCCTGCTCATGGTGCTGATCGCAACCCTGATGATGTTCTATCTGGATCATTTTCAGGAATCGCTCGGCAAGTTCATCGTGGGGTAGCGCTGCGCTATGGCTGACGATACCGACGACTCGGAAAAAACAGAGGACCCCACGCACAAGCGCCTGAAAGAGGCGCATGACAAGGGGGACGTACCGAAATCTCAGGAAGTCAGCACCTGGTTCACACTGGCCGGTGCGACGCTGATGATTGCCATTTTCGCGCCCAGCACCGCCGTGTCGCTGGGCGAGTTGATGAAGGGCTACATGGAACATGCCCACCAGATTGCGGTGGACGGCTATGCGCTGAAAGCCCTGTGGCGGGACACGGGGCAGTCGGTGGCTCTTATCGTCGGCATTCCGCTGCTGGCGCTGGTGATCATGGCGGTGGCGGGTAATCTCGTCCAGCACCAGCCTCTGCTGACCGCGGAAACGATCAAGCCGAAACTCTCGAAGGTTTCACCGGCCTCCGGTTTCAAGCGGCTGTTTTCCGCCGACAGTCTCGTCAACTTTGCCAAGGGAATGGTGAAGATCGCCGTTGTCGGCGCCATCATGGTGGCGGTGATGTGGCCGCACCGCGACGAAGCGGAAGTTATGGTGTTCGCCGATACGAACATTATCCTGGAGGAGGCCAGGATCCTGATCCTGCAGCTTCTGGCTGCCGTGCTGGCTGTGATGACGGTGGTTGCCGCGGCCGACTTCATCTACCAGCGCAACAAATGGTTCAACAAGCAGAAGATGTCCCTGCGCGAGGTCAAGGAAGAATACAAACAGACCGAAGGTGATCCGCAGGTCAAGGGCAAGATCCGCCAGCTGCGCATGGAGCGGTCGCGCAAGCGCATGATGGCGGCGGTACCGCAGGCCACAGTGGTCGTGACCAACCCGACGCACTATGCTGTGGCGTTGAAGTATGAAGAAGGCATGGGAGCACCGCTCTGCCTTGCGAAAGGTACCGATGCGGTCGCGCTCAAAATTCGTGAGCTCGCCAAGGAAAGCGATATTCCGGTCGTCGAAAATCCGCCTCTGGCCCGCGCGCTTTATGCGACAGTCGAGATCGACCAGGAAGTTCCGGAAGAACACTACAAGGCTGTTGCCGAAGTCATCGGCTTCGTCTTCCGCATGCGCAAGCGCGCATCCTGGCGTGCCAACTAAGTTGCTCTCAAGGATAGCGGACTGAAAAAGTCCGCGGCAAACAGGTGAATTTCAACAGGACTTGGTCGCATATCAGTTGAAATCGGCTATTAAGCACAGAATGCTTATGTACGGCCCCTTCAAGAACCGAATCGGGCCCGGGAGACAGGATTGATGAGTGACATGGACGGGACGCCGAGCGGGCCGATGATCAGCCGCCCGGAACGTTCCGGTAATATAGGCCTTCTCATAGGCCTCGCACTGCTGCTCGTCGGCGCTGCTGCTGCCTTTGCGGTCATGGACCGCGAAGTGGCGCAGCCGTTTATTCTTGCGCTGCTCGGTATCCTGGCCGTCGTCGGCGTTTTCTGCCTGTTTGCCGGAGCCATAGGCTTTCTGCGCCTGTCAGCCCGCCCAGGCGAAGCCAATCCGCTTGCCTCCGCTTTTGTCGATACCCTTGAGGACGGAGCGCTCATTACCGATCTGGACGGCCGGCTTGTCTATGCCAACAAGGCCTATGCGGATCTGACCGGCGCCGAAACGGCTGCCGACATCCGTGTGGTCGAGCGCGTGTTCTCCTCCGATCCGGATGCCGCCGACGCCATTTTCCGCCTGTCCCAGGCCATGCGCGACAGCCGCAGGGCGCAAGAAGAGATCCGCATGCCGTTCCCGCTCGGCAGGGCCGACGGCGCTGCGCGCTGGTATCGGGTGTCGATCCGCCCGTTGCAGGTGTCCAAGGAACGCGGCGGCGGCAAGCCCATGGCGGTCTGGCAGCTGGCCGATATCACCCGCGACCGGGCCGAACAGGAAAACTCGTTTCAGGAACTGCAGCGTGTCATCAATTTCCTGGATCACGCGCCGGCCGGTTTCTTCTCTTGCGATGCGGAAGGCCGCATCGTCTATCTCAACGCCACCCTGGCCGACTGGCTTGGCTACGATCTTGCCCAGTTCGATGCGGGCGACCTCGATCTTTCGAGCATCGTGCGCGGCGACGGCACCGAGCTGATCCGCTCGATCAAGGGTCAGGCGGGCGAGGTCAAGAGCGAAACCTTTGATCTCGACTTCGTCACCCGCAACGGACGCGGCCTGCCGGTGCGACTGCTCCACCGTGTACCTTTTGGCGAAAACGGCCAGCCGGGTGACAGCCGCACACTGGTTCTCAACAGGTCTCGCGGTGAGGAAGCCTCCGAGGCGCTTCGGGCGGCGGAAGTCCGCTTTGCCCGTTTCTTCAACAACACGCCGATCGCCATTGCCTCGCTCGACAAGGAAGGCCGGGTCCTGAGAACCAACGCGCCGTTCCTGAAGCTGTTCGGTGCGGTCGACACGGATGACGAATCTCCCAAGCTGGAGGCTTATGTGGCCGAGAGCGGGCGGCAGGAACTGGCAAAGTCTCTCCAGGCCGCCGCCAACGGGATCGGCGAGATCGCGCCGATAGACATTCCCCTGGTCGAGGGCAATGACCCGCGTTCCGCAACCTTCTACGTCTCCGCAGTGCAGGAAGGTGAGGGCGACGGCGAAGCCGCCATCGTCTACGCGCTTGAAACCACCCAGCAGCGAGCCCTGGAAGCCCAGTTCGCCCAGAGCCAGAAGATGCAGGCCATCGGCCAGCTGGCCGGGGGCGTCGCGCATGACTTCAACAACGTCCTGACTGCGATCATCGGCTTCTCGGATCTGCTTCTGGCAAGCCACCGACCGACCGATCCGTCCTTCCAGGACATCATGAACATCAAGCAGAACGCCAACCGTGCAGCCGGCCTCGTGCGGCAGCTTCTGGCCTTCTCGCGTCGTCAGACGCTGCGTCCGCAG includes these proteins:
- the flgB gene encoding flagellar basal body rod protein FlgB — its product is MAITDLPLFQALKSKMQWHQTRQSVLAQNIANADTPGYMARDVKEYTFKDHIGRQSLNLATTTTVAGHIPGKLGNTGSAKIEEDDTFEVTPSGNSVNLEEQMMHITENQMDYQAATTLYTKGLGLIRTALSKSV
- a CDS encoding flagellar biosynthetic protein FliO, yielding MYNWIETTFNVSGGITQAIAVILALAVVLLLFGLFIFILKRLMGASAPQSRNRQPRIAIMDSASVDARRRLLLIRRDNIEHLILVGGPSDVVVEQNIVRNTPLAQARPGQPSPSNMPMPVKAAVAPGPEIPARPDDFLEEQEVAAPAVQARTPVPSAAPLAQPSPPAPQQATPAPQPAAPVAQPSAPASPSYQAAATPVATPAAPSVSSAAPQRNYSDPAPSRLTATRAAESAPATVQAPTPPAQLATPHKTTPDKPESGGGLGRASDLLRAATQNGFNRAATKPAAPAPASPEVSPPRSTDEGKVDIAAALEAEIQASEPATAPVKAPEVRPAVPAPSAPQESKTTSTLKSLARPFTARDRPSYGGTISPPASGPAARAKTALLKPVEQVLPEHKVEPVLVAATLTAASTPQQAPAQEAPAEESMPKPDQPADLGQAMADTADENVQMADAQHSSSDVSEPEVTEAIEPADVTADDEARTAASLEEEAATTETQLVAEAAPSRELSLDIGDLLEDVPEASTPAQDKPEASSAAEMPADEASADEAEEAQEETASATATVAPSAVASVAAPAPVTSGPVTSSAPPVKAPVRPSAGLGDRNPIEEEMAKILDELGGQSNG
- the fliP gene encoding flagellar type III secretion system pore protein FliP (The bacterial flagellar biogenesis protein FliP forms a type III secretion system (T3SS)-type pore required for flagellar assembly.), whose protein sequence is MLLLTALLAVLAGPAAAQEISVGFGDDTTLTERAVQMVVLLTILSLAPSILVMVTSFTRIVVVLSLLRSAIGLQTAPPNMVMVSLALFLSAFIMMPTLQASYDAGVQPLIDGDIEFEQAFERASDPFRTFMLSQVREKDLALFEELSGREEAPEGPEDLSMATLIPAFMISELRRAFEIGFLLYLPFLIIDLVIASVLMSMGMMMLPPVVISLPFKLIFFVLVDGWNLVAGSLVKSFGGG
- the fliR gene encoding flagellar biosynthetic protein FliR; protein product: MTIQLDYLPNIAAIFMLMFARMGTMVMLLPALGESTIPTRFRLTIALALTIVLYPVGSQYYPADLTSNTYRMIALLFGELAIGFGIGLCAKMITSVLQIAGMIMANQSGLAFALGTDFANQGQQGALFGNFLSILGITLVFVSDSHFLVIAALHDSFTIFPPGLAPPVGDFSQNATETVAHVFSIAVRMSAPFLVVGLVFYFGLGLLNKLMPQMQIFFIAMPVNIAIGLFLLMVLIATLMMFYLDHFQESLGKFIVG
- the cckA gene encoding cell cycle histidine kinase CckA, encoding MSDMDGTPSGPMISRPERSGNIGLLIGLALLLVGAAAAFAVMDREVAQPFILALLGILAVVGVFCLFAGAIGFLRLSARPGEANPLASAFVDTLEDGALITDLDGRLVYANKAYADLTGAETAADIRVVERVFSSDPDAADAIFRLSQAMRDSRRAQEEIRMPFPLGRADGAARWYRVSIRPLQVSKERGGGKPMAVWQLADITRDRAEQENSFQELQRVINFLDHAPAGFFSCDAEGRIVYLNATLADWLGYDLAQFDAGDLDLSSIVRGDGTELIRSIKGQAGEVKSETFDLDFVTRNGRGLPVRLLHRVPFGENGQPGDSRTLVLNRSRGEEASEALRAAEVRFARFFNNTPIAIASLDKEGRVLRTNAPFLKLFGAVDTDDESPKLEAYVAESGRQELAKSLQAAANGIGEIAPIDIPLVEGNDPRSATFYVSAVQEGEGDGEAAIVYALETTQQRALEAQFAQSQKMQAIGQLAGGVAHDFNNVLTAIIGFSDLLLASHRPTDPSFQDIMNIKQNANRAAGLVRQLLAFSRRQTLRPQQLELNDVLADLSILLDRLLGEKVELKVIHGRDLWPVMADLNQLEQVIVNLAVNAGDAMSDGGRLTIRTRNVNEAESTQFDNIRGMPPGEYTLVEVDDTGHGIPPDVMEKIFDPFFSTKEVGKGTGLGLSTVYGIVKQTGGFIFCTSEVDVGTTFRLFLPRHIPKVVEKKKPEPKEVEPEKVKDLTGSASILLVEDEEAVRAFGARALASRGYTVYEAGSGNEALEVMEETDGKIDLVVSDVVMPEMDGPTLLVELRKTRPDLKIIFVSGYAEDAFEENLPPGEQFFFLPKPFTLKQLATTVKDVLNG
- a CDS encoding flagellar hook-basal body complex protein FliE yields the protein MSTPSIANNAYQMAAKLQQQARAIEDKAGAPEAAGLDFTKLVEEAVGGVVDKGRVADDKAVGLVEGKADVVDVVTAIAETEVALETMVAVRDRVISAYEEIMRMPI
- the flgC gene encoding flagellar basal body rod protein FlgC, with translation MDLIKSLFISASGLRAQNGRMRIIAENIANANSTAKTPEELPYRRKIPTFKSHFDREMGADMVELGKIAEDNTDFRSVHMPGHPAADANGYVLQPNVNTLIETTDMREAQRSYEANLNVIDSTRRMLQRTIDILRA
- the fliQ gene encoding flagellar biosynthesis protein FliQ, producing MTAGEVLDLAREGVWTMILVAGPVMVIGLLVGVVIALFQALTQIQEMTLVFVPKILAIFVTILIALPFMSQVLEAFMGRVAEMILTTG
- the flhB gene encoding flagellar biosynthesis protein FlhB — encoded protein: MADDTDDSEKTEDPTHKRLKEAHDKGDVPKSQEVSTWFTLAGATLMIAIFAPSTAVSLGELMKGYMEHAHQIAVDGYALKALWRDTGQSVALIVGIPLLALVIMAVAGNLVQHQPLLTAETIKPKLSKVSPASGFKRLFSADSLVNFAKGMVKIAVVGAIMVAVMWPHRDEAEVMVFADTNIILEEARILILQLLAAVLAVMTVVAAADFIYQRNKWFNKQKMSLREVKEEYKQTEGDPQVKGKIRQLRMERSRKRMMAAVPQATVVVTNPTHYAVALKYEEGMGAPLCLAKGTDAVALKIRELAKESDIPVVENPPLARALYATVEIDQEVPEEHYKAVAEVIGFVFRMRKRASWRAN